In Chanodichthys erythropterus isolate Z2021 chromosome 18, ASM2448905v1, whole genome shotgun sequence, the following are encoded in one genomic region:
- the mia2 gene encoding cTAGE family member 5 isoform X1, producing MNPNMAAVHSFILFHIVFGFLHHGLGLISDYKLCGDPECGSMLSHVEAQRDHSAKDCRFLNFRKGEMITVYYKLTGKRNDLWAGSIEKLSGLFPKDAIKVDQLFIDEKKEIQVPTQEYDFICYDENGLVIEHSTEFDDLEDLTQETQETNINEVHDKPTEREEDEPSKISVQDVSDQNSPKTTEKGGSSWIGSAVSGWFGRNEQSNDEPQDESSEESFKSRKIVMDIEQNHVEEKSNSGTFGWIRGELTNAFGFGNEDLKTDTQDNVENPTIDKDTSSQQSSSWISMGGDVLDFSEDNTPAATKPEAEMADENTNMEDQSILNPSENMDVDDKIQGDENNPDDSVENEDGPMENMRSDKEKVEEQTGWYGNMYNRITNLYKEEQTKQDEDDEGKESLSEEESPGFVTNTENIETKESESQSIFSVSGLTSVLKLPFQGDTVVKRDEEKTAKEEDPGKEDFKEQNNNEDQEARMLTDIDEQDSIPIDNDVLSETQSLSDKTKDSIAFDSTEESSMTEDSTDKSADNSNEEVKSANNPDVLLGEVEQDMRDVRSDEEKSTQEVDSGKEDFLEQQKLKKEEMSDVDEQESTPKDVDLISETQALSDETMTLKDSDDIIKIDVFSQEFNTQNDDDDKSANKTADEVIQSKNNLTDSSDDTSEDRLTQSLSDQNNLDTIKQHESDYDKISTDTVTGADTSELAETDIYNELHDQKTQESNVNADVNSELNVDVLSEYINENKLAEDDQGTSKEDDELIMERNNELVMDRNNELGMDKNDKLVKDRNDDLVKDRNDDLVMDRYEAQLDEALSKDMFHEEKLSDSEALEIKISPLDEGTSHIPTLGTDELAVISEENIHSDLESNSALNATDDEMDNTNVSHDVLLEIQTAGTSIVKDTDSEGKNADEVVVNGERKDLGRVSEPTENYFETKDLKGDTQITNETLIEETHTKSPSLNTSNGSHDSEDDVHDLSLPENADYTSSEVTKLTDDFYLENVPVQDGNINKMVDQNQSVEHKDETDTSNKEDQTDLESVTKREESDTGATWDQKEDSDMAVQSEDKEKQGDEEQPEIQDKKTFNHSTETSKEYTNLHPHLSEQNIQDLLHLFGDHKLSWLDSKIGNTDAGKDNEDLDELSDFEQLLEYHMKMNTKLGHIQQDNSFPGQNNIKEYPALQKLFTILSTLREKYSPVITEVSVESPGISEDDCVHEACLDVNKNTLISSTELKNNQVTEDRSDINDTSNPQIEPVTEEKHLSANRDNVEDVQTDEQEIRKHEDCISSEIKKATSQNHGLISEEQVESQNGEGQFYQMAFFVEVTVNEIASIVDKVVSSLPDDIRPGPDLYGLPWEAVVFTGFLGLFTLLLFSCRFIHSVKSRLYASKEKQMAHKVAELLDEKCKVLETFSEVKQRFDKLESALQNNGVSAQASEKDSLEVASQKLEQSNAQMKKEIKRLQEELSQQNKARKQQEDQLAELEQILSNLEEEAKERKSQLEQDNTTLKIHEINTERLQKNLQAAKEEHAMLLESKAQLVQEAEGWGERLGELEEEMKMCERSHSGMLEDCTNKDERIKSLTECLLKMRDWDSEDESSVDGSTNTAGNENGDSSEFHKKQKVQKLIEAAKMSADLKSMEEDKNKVFAKLADEIKAKEDLQEGIKQLEEQKEVLESESANYSSESQKLQQKLQIMTEMYQENELKLHRMLTVEEKERSQKEEKLNKAGKKISLTAEELITYRQRAKDLEEELDRTSQAYKNQITSHEKKAHDNWLAARAADRDLADVKRENAHLRQKLTDAQFKVDILEKDVREGRPLFRGERSPYGPSPLGRPSSETRAFLSPPTLMDGPPRLSPQFMGPGRASRGLVEPPSGGPDFERSGPHSDSGSLSPSWDRERRGPPAPPGHPLPDPGLPYRRPPPGPYSMGPLPHRPPLPPEPYFDDKSDPSFLRNSSSISENESRDGPHSMTGDMRLPADPDSRMGPPPGPPLMGIPPPMDPRDPRFLHRGPYGPPEFFPPRGPGVPPIGMRGPLPPGMFPRAPMPLPQHMGYLPPRPPPDSFPPGPPPRPSPPGSEQPPNQSPSPHDVI from the exons GAATATGACTTCATCTGCTATGATGAAAATGGTTTAGTCATTGAGCACAGCACTGAATTTGATGATCTAGAAGATTTGACACAAGAAACTCAAGAAACCAATATCAATGAAGTCCATGATAAACCtactgaaagagaagaggaTGAACCCAGCAAGATTTCTGTTCAAGATGTTTCTGATCAAAACAGCCCCAAGACAACAGAAAAAGGTGGGTCTTCGTGGATAGGCTCTGCTGTTAGTGGATGGTTTGGCAGGAATGAACAAAGCAATGATGAACCACAGGATGAAAGCAGTGAAGAATCCTTCAAAAGCAGAAAAATAGTGATGGATATTGAGCAGAACCATGTGGAGGAGAAGAGTAACTCTGGAACATTTGGTTGGATCAGGGGTGAACTGACCAATGCTTTTGGATTTGGAAATGAGGATCTAAAGACTGACACTCAGGACAATGTTGAGAACCCAACAATTGATAAAGACACTTCATCTCAGCAGTCTAGCTCCTGGATAAGTATGGGTGGAGATGTCTTGGACTTTAGTGAAGACAATACTCCAGCTGCAACTAAACCTGAAGCTGAGATGGCAGATGAAAACACAAACATGGAGGACCAAAGCATTCTTAACCCCAGTGAGAACATGGATGTGGATGACAAAATACAGGGAGATGAAAACAACCCAGATGACAGTGTGGAGAATGAGGATGGTCCCATGGAGAACATGAGATCAGACAAAGAAAAAGTAGAGGAACAGACGGGGTGGTACGGCAACATGTACAACAGAATTACAAACCTTTACAAAGAAGAGCAAACTAAACAAGATGAGGATGATGAAGGCAAAGAAAGTTTGTCTGAGGAAGAAAGCCCTGGATTCGTTACAAATACTGAGAACATTGAAACCAAAGAGTCAGAATCACAGTCTATATTTTCAGTCAGCGGTCTGACATCAGTGCTTAAACTTCCATTTCAGGGAGACACGGTAGTAAAGAGAGATGAGGAAAAGACCGCAAAGGAAGAAGATCCAGGTAAAGAAGACTTTAAGGAACAAAATAATAACGAGGATCAAGAAGCAAGAATGTTGACTGATATTGATGAACAGGACTCAATCCCAATAGACAATGATGTACTTAGTGAAACTCAGTCGCTGTCTGATAAAACAAAAGATAGCATTGCGTTTGATAGCACTGAGGAATCTAGTATGACAGAAGACAGCACAGACAAGTCAGCAGATAATTCAAATGAAGAAGTTAAAAGTGCAAACAATCCTGATGTTTTATTGGGAGAGGTGGAGCAAGATATGCGAGATGTGCGAAGTGATGAGGAAAAGTCAACACAGGAGGTAGATTCAGGTAAGGAGGACTTTCTTGAGCAACAGAAGTTGAAAAAGGAAGAAATGTCTGATGTTGACGAGCAAGAATCAACCCCAAAGGATGTTGATTTAATTAGTGAAACTCAGGCACTATCCGATGAAACAATGACTTTAAAAGACAGTGATGACATTATAAAAATAGATGTCTTTTCTCAAGAATTTAACACCcaaaatgatgatgatgataagtCTGCAAATAAAACAGCTGATGAAGTtattcagagtaaaaacaacTTGACTGATTCATCTGATGATACTTCAGAGGACAGGCTGACACAAAGTCTGTCTGATCAAAACAATTTAGACACTATCAAACAGCACGAAAGTGATTATGATAAAATTAGCACAGACACCGTAACTGGTGCTGATACATCTGAACTGGCAGAGAcagatatttataatgaattACATGATCAGAAAACAcaagaatcaaatgtaaatgcaGATGTGAATTCGGAACTGAATGTGGATGTATTATCAGAatatattaatgaaaataaattagcTGAAGATGACCAAGGTACTTCAAAAGAAGATGATGAGTTAATTATGGAAAGAAATAACGAGTTAGTGATGGACAGAAACAATGAGTTAGGTATGGACAAAAATGACAAGTTAGTTAAGGACAGAAATGATGACTTAGTTAAGGACAGAAATGATGACTTAGTTATGGACAGATATGAGGCACAATTAGATGAAGCATTATCAAAAGACATGTTTCATGAAGAGAAGTTATCAGATTCAGAAGctcttgaaataaaaataagccCTCTTGATGAAGGAACTTCTCATATTCCCACTCTTGGAACAGATGAATTAGCTGTTATTAGTGAAGAAAATATACATTCAGACCTCGAGTCAAATTCAGCCCTAAACGCCACAGATGATGAGATGGATAATACCAACGTCTCGCATGATGTGTTACTGGAGATACAAACGGCAGGTACAAGTATTGTTAAAGATACTGATTCAGAAGGTAAAAATGCAGATGAGGTTGTAGTAAATGGAGAGAGAAAGGATTTAGGTCGAGTTTCTGAACCCACAGAGAAttattttgaaacaaaagaCCTAAAGGGTGACACACAAATCACAAATGAGACTCTGATAGAGGAAACTCACACAAAAAGCCCATCACTAAACACGTCTAATGGATCCCATGATTCAGAAGATGATGTACATGATCTCAGTTTACCAGAAAATGCAGACTATACCAGCTCAGAAGTAACAAAATTAACAGATGATTTCTACTTGGAGAATGTCCCAGTTCAGGATGGCAATATTAATAAAATGGTTGATCAAAATCAGAGTGTTGAACACAAAGATGAGACTGACACTTCAAATAAGGAGGATCAAACCGATTTGGAAAGTGTCACGAAAAGGGAGGAAAGTGACACAGGTGCCACCTGGGATCAAAAGGAAGATAGTGACATGGCGGTGCAGTCAGAAGATAAAGAGAAACAGGGGGATGAAGAACAGCCTGAAATTCAAGACAAAAAGACTTTCAACCATTCTACAGAAACTTCTAAAGAATATACAAACTTACATCCTCATCTGAGCGAACAGAATATTCAAGatcttttacatttatttggaGACCACAAATTATCTTGGCTGGATTCCAAAATAGGAAACACTGATGCGGGTAAAGATAATGAAGATCTTGATGAACTCAGTGACTTTGAACAGCTGTTGGAATACCATATGAAGATGAACACAAAACTGGGACATATTCAACAAGATAACAGTTTTCCTGGCCAGAATAATATTAAAGAATATCCAGCACTACAAAAACTGTTTACCATCTTATCTACTCTAAGAGAGAAATATTCACCAGTGATAACAGAAGTCAGTGTAGAAAGCCCAG GGATCAGCGAAGATGACTGTGTTCATGAAGCATGTCTAGATGTGAATAAGAATACACTAATCTCCTCAACAGAGCTAAAAAATAATCAAGTTACCGAAGACAGATCTGATATAAATGATACGAGCAATCCTCAAATTGAGCCAGTCACTGAGGAGAAGCACCTTTCAGCGAATAGAGATAATGTGGAGGATGTTCAGACTGATGAGCAGGAAATAAGAAAGCATGAGGATTGTATATCTTCTGAAATCAAGAAAGCTACTTCCCAAAACCATGGTCTGATCTCTGAGGAGCAAGTTGAATCACAGAACG GAGAAGGGCAATTTTACCAAATGGCGTTTTTTGTTGAAGTCACAGTTAATGAAATTGCATCTATAGTGGACAAG GTTGTGTCTTCACTTCCTGATGATATCCGGCCTGGTCCTGACTTATATGGACTTCCATGGGAAGCTGTGGTTTTCACTGGATTTTTAGGTTTATTCACACTGCTTCTGTTCAGCTGCAGGTTCATTCATTCT gtcAAAAGTCGGCTATATGCAA gtaaAGAGAAGCAAATGGCACATAAAGTGGCTGAACTGCTTGATGAAAAGTGCAAGGTGCTGGAGACATTCAGTGAAGTAAAACAGAGG TTTGACAAACTAGAGTCCGCACTGCAGAACAATGGCGTGTCTGCACAAGCTTCAGAAAAAGACAGTTTAGAg GTGGCATCACAGAAACTTGAACAATCAAATGCTCAGATGAAAAAGGAAATTAAGAGGCTACAAGAAGAGCTGTCCCAACAAAACAAAGCACGAAAACAACAAGAGGATCAG CTTGCTGAACTCGAACAGATTTTAAGTAATTTAGAAGAGGAGGCTAAAGAACGAAAGTCACAGTTAGAACAG GACAACACAACACTGAAGATCCATGAGATCAACACAGAGAGACTACAGAAAAACCTGCAGGCGGCCAAAGAAGAACATGCAATGCTGCTCGAGAGTAAAGCACAG CTGGTGCAAGAAGCAGAGGGCTGGGGTGAACGTCTCGGTGAGCTGGAGGAGGAGATGAAAATGTGTGAAAGATCTCATTCTGGCATGCTGGAGGACTGCACTAATAAAGATGAACGCATCAAG TCACTGACAGAGTGCCTTTTGAAGATGCGAGATTGGGATTCTGAGGACGAGAGCAGCGTTGATGGCAGCACTAATACAGCTGGAAATGAGAATGGTGACAGTTCAG AGTTCCATAAGAAGCAAAAAGTACAGAAACTCATTGAAGCAGCCAAG ATGAGTGCAGACTTGAAGTCCATGGAAGAGGACAAAAACAAGGTGTTCGCCAAACTCGCAGATGAAATTAAAGCCAAAGAAGATCTCCAAG AGGGGATCAAACAACTTGAGGAACAGAAGGAGGTGTTGGAATCAGAGAGTGCCAACTATTCTAGTGAAAGCCAGAAGCTCCAGCAGAAACTTCAGATCATGACAGAGATGTACCAAGAGAATGAACTCAAACTACACAG GATGTTGACGGTGGAGGAGAAGGAGCGCTCACAGAAGGAGGAGAAGCTCAACAAGGCAGGCAAAAAGATCAGTCTCACTGCAGAGGAGCTCATCACTTATAG ACAGCGAGCAAAAGACCTAGAGGAGGAACTGGACCGGACTTCACAGGCTTATAAGAATCAG ATTACTTCTCATGAGAAAAAGGCTCATGATAACTGG CTAGCCGCAAGGGCAGCGGATCGAGACCTGGCTGATGTCAAGAGAGAAAACGCTCACCTCCGCCAGAA GCTGACTGATGCCCAATTTAAAGTCGATATTCTTGAAAAGGATGTACGAGAGGGCAGACCTTTATTTAGAG GTGAAAGATCTCCATATGGACCCTCTCCTCTTGGCCGACCATCCTCAGAAACACGGGCCTTCCTGTCCCCTCCTACACTAATGGACGGCCCCCCTCGACTCTCACCACAGTTTATGGGTCCAGGCAGAG CATCCCGAGGCCTGGTAGAGCCCCCTAGTGGTGGGCCAGACTTTGAGCGCAGTGGCCCTCACTCTGATAGTGGCTCACTGTCTCCCTCCTGGGACAGGGAACGCAGGGGCCCTCCCGCCCCTCCAG gTCACCCTCTCCCAGATCCAGGTTTGCCATACAGGAGGCCTCCTCCAGGTCCGTATTCTATGGGTCCTTTGCCTCATAGACCTCCACTTCCTCCTGAGCCATACTTTGATGACAAATCAG ATCCATCATTTTTAAGAAACAGCTCATCTATCAGTGAGAATGAGAGCAGAGAT GGTCCTCACTCTATGACTGGTGACATGAGATTGCCCGCTGACCCAGATTCAAGAATGGGACCTCCTCCTGGTCCCCCGTTGATGGGAATACCTCCACCGATGGACCCTAGGGACCCACGTTTCCTACACAGGGGCCCTTATGGACCTCCGGAGTTCTTTCCCCCTCGTGGGCCTGGAGTTCCCCCCATTGGCA TGCGAGGGCCTCTTCCCCCTGGAATGTTTCCCAGAGCTCCAATGCCACTCCCTCAACATATGGGCTATCTGCCACCAAGACCTCCACCTGACAGTTTCCCCCCTGGACCGCCTCCCAGACCCTCCCCACCAGGCAGCGAGCAGCCGCCCAACCAGTCGCCCTCTCCTCACGATGTCATCTGA
- the mia2 gene encoding cTAGE family member 5 isoform X4 yields MNPNMAAVHSFILFHIVFGFLHHGLGLISDYKLCGDPECGSMLSHVEAQRDHSAKDCRFLNFRKGEMITVYYKLTGKRNDLWAGSIEKLSGLFPKDAIKVDQLFIDEKKEIQVPTQEYDFICYDENGLVIEHSTEFDDLEDLTQETQETNINEVHDKPTEREEDEPSKISVQDVSDQNSPKTTEKGGSSWIGSAVSGWFGRNEQSNDEPQDESSEESFKSRKIVMDIEQNHVEEKSNSGTFGWIRGELTNAFGFGNEDLKTDTQDNVENPTIDKDTSSQQSSSWISMGGDVLDFSEDNTPAATKPEAEMADENTNMEDQSILNPSENMDVDDKIQGDENNPDDSVENEDGPMENMRSDKEKVEEQTGWYGNMYNRITNLYKEEQTKQDEDDEGKESLSEEESPGFVTNTENIETKESESQSIFSVSGLTSVLKLPFQGDTVVKRDEEKTAKEEDPGKEDFKEQNNNEDQEARMLTDIDEQDSIPIDNDVLSETQSLSDKTKDSIAFDSTEESSMTEDSTDKSADNSNEEVKSANNPDVLLGEVEQDMRDVRSDEEKSTQEVDSGISEDDCVHEACLDVNKNTLISSTELKNNQVTEDRSDINDTSNPQIEPVTEEKHLSANRDNVEDVQTDEQEIRKHEDCISSEIKKATSQNHGLISEEQVESQNGEGQFYQMAFFVEVTVNEIASIVDKVVSSLPDDIRPGPDLYGLPWEAVVFTGFLGLFTLLLFSCRFIHSVKSRLYASKEKQMAHKVAELLDEKCKVLETFSEVKQRFDKLESALQNNGVSAQASEKDSLEVASQKLEQSNAQMKKEIKRLQEELSQQNKARKQQEDQLAELEQILSNLEEEAKERKSQLEQDNTTLKIHEINTERLQKNLQAAKEEHAMLLESKAQLVQEAEGWGERLGELEEEMKMCERSHSGMLEDCTNKDERIKSLTECLLKMRDWDSEDESSVDGSTNTAGNENGDSSEFHKKQKVQKLIEAAKMSADLKSMEEDKNKVFAKLADEIKAKEDLQEGIKQLEEQKEVLESESANYSSESQKLQQKLQIMTEMYQENELKLHRMLTVEEKERSQKEEKLNKAGKKISLTAEELITYRQRAKDLEEELDRTSQAYKNQITSHEKKAHDNWLAARAADRDLADVKRENAHLRQKLTDAQFKVDILEKDVREGRPLFRGERSPYGPSPLGRPSSETRAFLSPPTLMDGPPRLSPQFMGPGRASRGLVEPPSGGPDFERSGPHSDSGSLSPSWDRERRGPPAPPGHPLPDPGLPYRRPPPGPYSMGPLPHRPPLPPEPYFDDKSDPSFLRNSSSISENESRDGPHSMTGDMRLPADPDSRMGPPPGPPLMGIPPPMDPRDPRFLHRGPYGPPEFFPPRGPGVPPIGMRGPLPPGMFPRAPMPLPQHMGYLPPRPPPDSFPPGPPPRPSPPGSEQPPNQSPSPHDVI; encoded by the exons GAATATGACTTCATCTGCTATGATGAAAATGGTTTAGTCATTGAGCACAGCACTGAATTTGATGATCTAGAAGATTTGACACAAGAAACTCAAGAAACCAATATCAATGAAGTCCATGATAAACCtactgaaagagaagaggaTGAACCCAGCAAGATTTCTGTTCAAGATGTTTCTGATCAAAACAGCCCCAAGACAACAGAAAAAGGTGGGTCTTCGTGGATAGGCTCTGCTGTTAGTGGATGGTTTGGCAGGAATGAACAAAGCAATGATGAACCACAGGATGAAAGCAGTGAAGAATCCTTCAAAAGCAGAAAAATAGTGATGGATATTGAGCAGAACCATGTGGAGGAGAAGAGTAACTCTGGAACATTTGGTTGGATCAGGGGTGAACTGACCAATGCTTTTGGATTTGGAAATGAGGATCTAAAGACTGACACTCAGGACAATGTTGAGAACCCAACAATTGATAAAGACACTTCATCTCAGCAGTCTAGCTCCTGGATAAGTATGGGTGGAGATGTCTTGGACTTTAGTGAAGACAATACTCCAGCTGCAACTAAACCTGAAGCTGAGATGGCAGATGAAAACACAAACATGGAGGACCAAAGCATTCTTAACCCCAGTGAGAACATGGATGTGGATGACAAAATACAGGGAGATGAAAACAACCCAGATGACAGTGTGGAGAATGAGGATGGTCCCATGGAGAACATGAGATCAGACAAAGAAAAAGTAGAGGAACAGACGGGGTGGTACGGCAACATGTACAACAGAATTACAAACCTTTACAAAGAAGAGCAAACTAAACAAGATGAGGATGATGAAGGCAAAGAAAGTTTGTCTGAGGAAGAAAGCCCTGGATTCGTTACAAATACTGAGAACATTGAAACCAAAGAGTCAGAATCACAGTCTATATTTTCAGTCAGCGGTCTGACATCAGTGCTTAAACTTCCATTTCAGGGAGACACGGTAGTAAAGAGAGATGAGGAAAAGACCGCAAAGGAAGAAGATCCAGGTAAAGAAGACTTTAAGGAACAAAATAATAACGAGGATCAAGAAGCAAGAATGTTGACTGATATTGATGAACAGGACTCAATCCCAATAGACAATGATGTACTTAGTGAAACTCAGTCGCTGTCTGATAAAACAAAAGATAGCATTGCGTTTGATAGCACTGAGGAATCTAGTATGACAGAAGACAGCACAGACAAGTCAGCAGATAATTCAAATGAAGAAGTTAAAAGTGCAAACAATCCTGATGTTTTATTGGGAGAGGTGGAGCAAGATATGCGAGATGTGCGAAGTGATGAGGAAAAGTCAACACAGGAGGTAGATTCAG GGATCAGCGAAGATGACTGTGTTCATGAAGCATGTCTAGATGTGAATAAGAATACACTAATCTCCTCAACAGAGCTAAAAAATAATCAAGTTACCGAAGACAGATCTGATATAAATGATACGAGCAATCCTCAAATTGAGCCAGTCACTGAGGAGAAGCACCTTTCAGCGAATAGAGATAATGTGGAGGATGTTCAGACTGATGAGCAGGAAATAAGAAAGCATGAGGATTGTATATCTTCTGAAATCAAGAAAGCTACTTCCCAAAACCATGGTCTGATCTCTGAGGAGCAAGTTGAATCACAGAACG GAGAAGGGCAATTTTACCAAATGGCGTTTTTTGTTGAAGTCACAGTTAATGAAATTGCATCTATAGTGGACAAG GTTGTGTCTTCACTTCCTGATGATATCCGGCCTGGTCCTGACTTATATGGACTTCCATGGGAAGCTGTGGTTTTCACTGGATTTTTAGGTTTATTCACACTGCTTCTGTTCAGCTGCAGGTTCATTCATTCT gtcAAAAGTCGGCTATATGCAA gtaaAGAGAAGCAAATGGCACATAAAGTGGCTGAACTGCTTGATGAAAAGTGCAAGGTGCTGGAGACATTCAGTGAAGTAAAACAGAGG TTTGACAAACTAGAGTCCGCACTGCAGAACAATGGCGTGTCTGCACAAGCTTCAGAAAAAGACAGTTTAGAg GTGGCATCACAGAAACTTGAACAATCAAATGCTCAGATGAAAAAGGAAATTAAGAGGCTACAAGAAGAGCTGTCCCAACAAAACAAAGCACGAAAACAACAAGAGGATCAG CTTGCTGAACTCGAACAGATTTTAAGTAATTTAGAAGAGGAGGCTAAAGAACGAAAGTCACAGTTAGAACAG GACAACACAACACTGAAGATCCATGAGATCAACACAGAGAGACTACAGAAAAACCTGCAGGCGGCCAAAGAAGAACATGCAATGCTGCTCGAGAGTAAAGCACAG CTGGTGCAAGAAGCAGAGGGCTGGGGTGAACGTCTCGGTGAGCTGGAGGAGGAGATGAAAATGTGTGAAAGATCTCATTCTGGCATGCTGGAGGACTGCACTAATAAAGATGAACGCATCAAG TCACTGACAGAGTGCCTTTTGAAGATGCGAGATTGGGATTCTGAGGACGAGAGCAGCGTTGATGGCAGCACTAATACAGCTGGAAATGAGAATGGTGACAGTTCAG AGTTCCATAAGAAGCAAAAAGTACAGAAACTCATTGAAGCAGCCAAG ATGAGTGCAGACTTGAAGTCCATGGAAGAGGACAAAAACAAGGTGTTCGCCAAACTCGCAGATGAAATTAAAGCCAAAGAAGATCTCCAAG AGGGGATCAAACAACTTGAGGAACAGAAGGAGGTGTTGGAATCAGAGAGTGCCAACTATTCTAGTGAAAGCCAGAAGCTCCAGCAGAAACTTCAGATCATGACAGAGATGTACCAAGAGAATGAACTCAAACTACACAG GATGTTGACGGTGGAGGAGAAGGAGCGCTCACAGAAGGAGGAGAAGCTCAACAAGGCAGGCAAAAAGATCAGTCTCACTGCAGAGGAGCTCATCACTTATAG ACAGCGAGCAAAAGACCTAGAGGAGGAACTGGACCGGACTTCACAGGCTTATAAGAATCAG ATTACTTCTCATGAGAAAAAGGCTCATGATAACTGG CTAGCCGCAAGGGCAGCGGATCGAGACCTGGCTGATGTCAAGAGAGAAAACGCTCACCTCCGCCAGAA GCTGACTGATGCCCAATTTAAAGTCGATATTCTTGAAAAGGATGTACGAGAGGGCAGACCTTTATTTAGAG GTGAAAGATCTCCATATGGACCCTCTCCTCTTGGCCGACCATCCTCAGAAACACGGGCCTTCCTGTCCCCTCCTACACTAATGGACGGCCCCCCTCGACTCTCACCACAGTTTATGGGTCCAGGCAGAG CATCCCGAGGCCTGGTAGAGCCCCCTAGTGGTGGGCCAGACTTTGAGCGCAGTGGCCCTCACTCTGATAGTGGCTCACTGTCTCCCTCCTGGGACAGGGAACGCAGGGGCCCTCCCGCCCCTCCAG gTCACCCTCTCCCAGATCCAGGTTTGCCATACAGGAGGCCTCCTCCAGGTCCGTATTCTATGGGTCCTTTGCCTCATAGACCTCCACTTCCTCCTGAGCCATACTTTGATGACAAATCAG ATCCATCATTTTTAAGAAACAGCTCATCTATCAGTGAGAATGAGAGCAGAGAT GGTCCTCACTCTATGACTGGTGACATGAGATTGCCCGCTGACCCAGATTCAAGAATGGGACCTCCTCCTGGTCCCCCGTTGATGGGAATACCTCCACCGATGGACCCTAGGGACCCACGTTTCCTACACAGGGGCCCTTATGGACCTCCGGAGTTCTTTCCCCCTCGTGGGCCTGGAGTTCCCCCCATTGGCA TGCGAGGGCCTCTTCCCCCTGGAATGTTTCCCAGAGCTCCAATGCCACTCCCTCAACATATGGGCTATCTGCCACCAAGACCTCCACCTGACAGTTTCCCCCCTGGACCGCCTCCCAGACCCTCCCCACCAGGCAGCGAGCAGCCGCCCAACCAGTCGCCCTCTCCTCACGATGTCATCTGA